A window of the Glaciimonas sp. CA11.2 genome harbors these coding sequences:
- a CDS encoding tripartite tricarboxylate transporter substrate binding protein has product MDSWNIGRTNRKIKLGKVLSLALALSLASAAIIAHASPYPNQTIKIIVPYSPGTGSDVMARTIGESISRKSHVSVIVENRDGGGGLIGSLTALQSAPDGYTILIAANPFVIAPIQKSTPPYDPVKDFVPIAKVATIPLVLALSPALPINNIKELVAYAKANPGKLSYASSGPGTISEQEMEIFKQATGIDVVEIPYKSTAQAMTDLLGGHIALFPVVVPLVQQHLRAGKVRGLAVFDTHRSALFPDIPPIAEGLGLPTYLPTPVWYGFVAPAGTPKEVVATLSALINGAMQDPEVKERLVTMGAQSITPTNAQFTVDLKAESEKAKQLAKRLGIIQ; this is encoded by the coding sequence ATGGATTCATGGAATATCGGAAGAACAAACCGCAAGATTAAATTAGGAAAGGTATTGTCGTTGGCGTTGGCACTATCGCTGGCGAGCGCAGCGATCATCGCCCACGCCAGCCCCTATCCAAATCAGACAATCAAGATTATCGTGCCGTATTCGCCGGGTACCGGGAGCGACGTCATGGCCCGCACGATCGGCGAGAGCATATCCAGGAAATCACATGTATCAGTGATTGTCGAGAACCGGGATGGTGGAGGTGGTTTGATCGGCTCCCTGACTGCGTTGCAATCGGCACCCGACGGATACACAATTCTCATCGCCGCGAATCCATTCGTGATCGCACCGATCCAAAAATCTACACCGCCTTACGATCCGGTCAAAGACTTCGTTCCCATCGCAAAAGTGGCTACCATCCCTCTGGTGCTGGCTCTCTCCCCTGCTTTGCCGATCAATAATATAAAAGAGCTAGTGGCCTATGCCAAGGCCAACCCGGGTAAATTGAGCTATGCTTCCTCCGGTCCCGGCACAATCAGTGAACAGGAGATGGAGATTTTTAAACAGGCCACTGGCATTGATGTCGTTGAGATTCCGTACAAGAGCACTGCACAGGCTATGACCGACCTGCTCGGGGGCCACATTGCGTTGTTTCCCGTCGTGGTGCCTTTGGTGCAGCAGCATCTGCGCGCAGGAAAGGTGCGTGGGCTGGCTGTGTTTGACACCCATCGCTCGGCGCTTTTTCCAGATATCCCTCCCATTGCGGAAGGACTCGGCTTACCGACATATCTCCCGACGCCTGTCTGGTACGGTTTTGTAGCACCGGCGGGAACGCCAAAAGAAGTCGTAGCGACCCTGAGCGCCCTTATTAACGGCGCCATGCAGGATCCCGAAGTCAAAGAGCGTTTGGTCACAATGGGTGCGCAGTCGATCACCCCAACCAATGCGCAATTCACGGTCGACCTCAAAGCGGAATCCGAAAAGGCGAAGCAGCTCGCCAAGAGACTTGGCATCATACAATGA
- a CDS encoding CoA transferase has protein sequence MTQPILHKDTPLKPALKGIRVIELGTFISAPFAATLLADFGADVIKIELPEVGDPMRTLGAFPSDRESDSGYWWSTIGRNKRSVALDIRTPEGRTILGQLLKTTELLIENFRPGTLDRWGITSAWMKEQRPDITIVRISGYGQDGPWRDTPGFDRNAQAFSGLVYVTGEKDTAPQQAGLPVCDFTAGLWAAFGAVTALLGKHLHKENVGDEVDLALYETMIPFLKDIPMKYRHQGKVTERTGNTPDYVSPGGAYLTGDNEWIFVSGTGDRVFGRLMTVVGHPEMPEQPMFKLNKDRVTHRPLLDAAINAWLKTRTTEEALAAFQLADVPAVKIQSIDDLMHHPQVISRGNFVDVPDHDRGDVCLTSPVPRLSRMPGTIRWAGQHLGESNQEVLQGELNLSEDTLADLRERKIIGR, from the coding sequence ATGACACAACCTATACTCCACAAAGACACGCCCCTCAAACCAGCGCTAAAAGGAATACGCGTAATCGAGCTTGGCACCTTCATTTCTGCTCCGTTTGCCGCCACTCTATTGGCAGACTTTGGCGCTGATGTCATCAAGATAGAATTGCCAGAAGTGGGTGATCCTATGCGTACACTGGGCGCCTTTCCTTCCGACCGTGAAAGCGATAGCGGCTATTGGTGGTCAACAATCGGACGCAATAAACGGTCCGTCGCGCTCGATATTCGTACACCAGAAGGTCGCACCATCCTAGGCCAACTTCTTAAAACGACTGAACTTCTCATCGAAAACTTCCGGCCCGGAACGCTTGATCGATGGGGAATTACTTCGGCCTGGATGAAAGAGCAACGTCCCGACATTACCATCGTGCGTATTAGCGGCTACGGCCAAGACGGACCTTGGCGCGACACGCCCGGCTTCGACCGCAACGCCCAAGCCTTTTCAGGGCTGGTGTACGTCACGGGCGAAAAGGACACGGCACCGCAGCAAGCCGGATTGCCTGTTTGCGATTTCACCGCCGGATTATGGGCAGCCTTTGGCGCGGTCACCGCATTACTAGGCAAACATCTGCACAAAGAGAATGTTGGCGACGAAGTGGATCTGGCGCTCTATGAGACCATGATTCCCTTCCTGAAAGACATCCCGATGAAATACCGACATCAGGGAAAGGTGACGGAGCGCACCGGCAATACGCCCGACTACGTGTCTCCAGGTGGCGCTTACTTAACCGGCGACAATGAATGGATCTTCGTCAGCGGAACAGGTGACCGCGTCTTTGGTCGGCTCATGACCGTTGTCGGTCATCCCGAAATGCCGGAACAACCGATGTTTAAACTCAACAAGGATAGAGTCACGCATCGGCCGTTGCTCGACGCCGCCATCAACGCATGGTTGAAAACTCGCACAACCGAAGAAGCACTCGCCGCTTTTCAACTGGCAGATGTTCCTGCGGTAAAAATTCAAAGTATTGATGATTTGATGCATCACCCGCAAGTGATCTCACGCGGCAACTTTGTCGACGTGCCAGATCATGACCGTGGCGACGTATGCCTTACGTCACCGGTTCCCAGACTGTCACGCATGCCCGGCACCATCCGCTGGGCCGGCCAGCATTTGGGTGAGTCAAACCAAGAGGTTCTGCAGGGTGAATTGAATTTGTCCGAAGACACCTTGGCTGATCTGCGCGAGCGTAAGATAATTGGTCGTTAG